GTCGAGCTCGCGCAGCAGGTCGTTCGGGAACTCGAGGTCGGCCTTGTCGACCTCGTCGATGAGGAGCACGACGCGCTCCTTGGCGGCGAAGGACTGGCCCAGCGGGCCGAGCTTGATGTAGCGGCCGATGTCGGACACGTCGCCCGTACCGAAGCGGCTGTCGTTCAGGCGCTGCACGGTGTCGTACACGTACAGGCCCTCGACCGCCTTGCTGGTCGACTTGATGTGCCACTGCAGCATCGGCATGCCGAGCCCTTCGGCGACGTGCCGCGCGAGCACGGTCTTGCCGGTGCCGGGCTCGCCCTTCAAGAGCAGCGGGCGGCCGAGCGCGATCGCACAGTTGACGGCGTCGACGAGCGGACCGGAGGCGATGTAGCCGGGCGTGCCCTGGAAGCGGTGGAAATCGCCGTTCTTGCTCATCCGGGAAGGCCTACCGAGCCGCCTGCGTCCACGCAAGCCGGCGCGCGTCGGAAATTGACACCCCGCGCGTCGGGTGGCTATGTCGCGCCGTGCCTGGCCACCTGCCTCTCACCACGCAGCGTCTGGTGGTCGTCACCGGCAAGGGCGGGGTAGGGAAGACGTCCGTGACCGCGGCGCTCGCGCGCGCGGCGGTCGATGCCGGACGGCGCGTGCTCGCGGTCGAGGTCGGGCAGGCGCGCCTCGGACCGCTCCTCGACGCGGTGGAGCCGCTCACGACCGATCCCGTGCGTCTCACGTCGACGCTGTCGGCCGCCGCGATCGACCCGGAGGAAGCCCTCGGCGACTTCGTGCTGGGGGTGCTCCGCATCCGCGTCTTCGCGCGCCGCCTGCTCGAGAGCACGTCGTTCCAGGTCCTCGCCGCGGCCGCGCCCGGGCTCGCCGAGTTCCTGGTGCTCTACAAGATCGGCGGCTGGCTCGACGCGCGGCGGCTCGGGCGCGCGCTCTACGACCTCGTCGTGGTGGACGCTCCGGCGTCCGGGCATTCGCTCCCGCTCCTCTCGGCGCCCCGGACGCTGGGGGCGCTCGCGCGCATCGGGCCGGTCGCCGACACGCTCGGCGCCCTCGATCGGCGGCTGCGCGATCCGGCGCAGACGCTCGTCGTCCCGGTGACGACGCCCGAGGAACTCGCCGTCCGCGAGACGATCGAGCTGCACGAGGAGCTTTCGCGCACGCTCGGGCTGCCGGTCGCGCCGCCGATCGTGAACGCGGTGCCGGCGCGCCGTTTCACGCACGCGGAGGCCGAGCGCCTGGTGGCGAGCGACCTCGCCGCCTCCCGCCATCCGTACCTCGAGGCCGCGCGCTTCGAGATCGCGCGCCGCGCGCAGGCGACGGCGCAGCTGGCCGAGCTGCGGCGCGCGCTCGGCACCAAGGTGGTCCAGCTTCCGTTCCTCTACGACGGGCCCGAGGCGCCCGGCGGCGTGGCCCAGCTCGCCGCCGAGCTGGCCGAGGCGGCGGGGCTCGCGGCGTGACACTCGCGGGGCTCATCGAGTCGCGCCGCGTCCTCGTGTGCGTCGGGAGCGGCGGCGTCGGCAAGACCACGACCGCGGCGGCGCTCGGCGTCGAGGCGGCCCGGCGTGGCCGGCGCACGGTCGTCCTCACCGTCGATCCCGCGCAGCGGCTGAAGGATGCGCTCG
The Candidatus Eisenbacteria bacterium DNA segment above includes these coding regions:
- a CDS encoding ArsA-related P-loop ATPase, producing the protein MPGHLPLTTQRLVVVTGKGGVGKTSVTAALARAAVDAGRRVLAVEVGQARLGPLLDAVEPLTTDPVRLTSTLSAAAIDPEEALGDFVLGVLRIRVFARRLLESTSFQVLAAAAPGLAEFLVLYKIGGWLDARRLGRALYDLVVVDAPASGHSLPLLSAPRTLGALARIGPVADTLGALDRRLRDPAQTLVVPVTTPEELAVRETIELHEELSRTLGLPVAPPIVNAVPARRFTHAEAERLVASDLAASRHPYLEAARFEIARRAQATAQLAELRRALGTKVVQLPFLYDGPEAPGGVAQLAAELAEAAGLAA